In Miscanthus floridulus cultivar M001 chromosome 5, ASM1932011v1, whole genome shotgun sequence, one genomic interval encodes:
- the LOC136450080 gene encoding uncharacterized protein, which translates to MAGLFTEQAAMYAAARPAYPKDLFAKLSARTAHHRGAWDVGTGNGQAAIGVAEHYDSVVATDTSAEQLWHATPHPKVRYMHTPDATPGEEDLVAMLGGEASVDLITVAQAVHWFDIPAFYAVARRVLRRPGGVIAVWGYNYGMSPVEDMMARFFHTTLPYWDPRARYCTDGYRDLPFPFEDIGLGKEGEPASLDMEQEMSFEGLIAMLRSWSAVTTAKQQGVDLLGERVVKELEEGWGGASLVRKVTYKGFLLAGTPGPMADELCCS; encoded by the exons ATGGCCGGGCTATTCACCGAGCAGGCTGCTATGTACGCCGCAGCGCGCCCGGCGTACCCGAAGGATCTGTTTGCCAAGCTCTCGGCGCGCACTGCTCACCACCGCGGCGCTTGGGACGTTGGTACTGGCAATGGCCAGGCAGCCATCGGT GTCGCGGAGCACTACGACAGCGTGGTGGCCACGGACACGTCCGCGGAGCAGCTGTGGCACGCCACGCCACACCCGAAGGTCCGGTACATGCACACCCCCGACGCCACACCGGGGGAGGAGGACCTTGTCGCCATGCTGGGCGGCGAGGCCAGCGTGGACCTCATCACGGTGGCGCAGGCCGTGCACTGGTTCGACATCCCGGCGTTCTATGCCGTGGCGCGCCGCGTCCTGCGCAGGCCCGGCGGGGTGATCGCGGTCTGGGGCTACAACTACGGCATGAGCCCCGTGGAGGACATGATGGCGCGCTTCTTCCACACCACGCTGCCCTACTGGGACCCCAGAGCTCG GTATTGCACTGACGGATACCGGGACCTGCCGTTCCCGTTCGAGGACATCGGGCTTGGGAAGGAAGGCGAGCCGGCGAGCCTCGACATGGAACAGGAGATGTCGTTCGAGGGCCTGATCGCCATGCTGAGGTCGTGGTCGGCGGTGACAACGGCCAAGCAGCAGGGCGTGGACCTGCTGGGGGAGCGCGTTGTGAAGGAGCTGGAGGAAGGGTGGGGAGGGGCGTCGCTGGTGCGGAAGGTCACCTACAAGGGCTTCCTGCTGGCAGGCACCCCGGGGCCCATGGCTGATGAGTTATGTTGCTCTTAG